In Drosophila bipectinata strain 14024-0381.07 chromosome 2R, DbipHiC1v2, whole genome shotgun sequence, one genomic interval encodes:
- the LOC108121405 gene encoding uncharacterized protein yields the protein MAASQLTKEQYDELKEAFEKFDVDRSGSLSPGKMRLAMLSMGHEVTEAELFGLIDSVASDEDHNVHMMAFIHLMAPRIIETDSEDSLRRAFRLFDRDEDGYIGPQDMRSILQVLGIVLTDEEITDICREVDFDCDGRINFRDFMNFMYSAAY from the coding sequence ATGGCTGCGAGTCAGTTGACCAAAGAGCAGTATGACGAGCTGAAGGAGGCTTTTGAAAAGTTCGATGTGGACCGCAGTGGCAGCCTTTCGCCGGGCAAAATGCGTCTGGCGATGCTGTCGATGGGTCACGAGGTCACCGAAGCGGAACTGTTCGGCCTAATCGACTCGGTGGCCTCGGACGAGGACCACAACGTTCATATGATGGCCTTCATCCATCTGATGGCACCCCGGATCATCGAAACGGACAGCGAGGACAGCCTGAGGCGCGCTTTCAGGCTTTTCGATCGCGACGAAGACGGCTATATCGGACCCCAGGACATGCGTTCCATTCTGCAGGTCCTAGGCATCGTTCTAACCGACGAGGAGATCACGGATATCTGTCGGGAGGTGGACTTCGACTGCGATGGTCGCATAAATTTTCGCGACTTTATGAACTTTATGTACAGTGCCGCATATTAG
- the LOC108121401 gene encoding cyclic nucleotide-gated channel beta-1 isoform X1 translates to MSTAKRLVLSLRGRKNSQGNSATSSTRLVSAGTSPGHELDEIAVVSGTGSSSHHFSYGGCIAAGDAPLPRYSTDLGPKFGMTQPKFGQSVSQQGFFTSHDSLATPCASRASNSHMATVSTASEMDLLHNKQRNMSRGRLKTTTSGDQPLLGTWNRSTGRSTGSQDNTLAGGGGGGATSLAMGGHAQYGGNYCNGTDRYPRSRSQHHNAAQQPHHPYQLQHSASTVSHHPHAHGPPSQGGPGGPGPPHGGHPQHPHHGGAGSGGGSGTGPHGQPHHQKPHRTASQRIRAATAARKLHFVFDPAGRLCYYWSMVVSMAFLYNFWVIIYRFAFQEINRRTIAIWFCLDYLSDFLYLIDIFFHFRTGYLEDGVLQTDALKLRTHYMNSTIFYIDCLCLLPLDFLYLSIGFNSILRSFRLVKIYRFWAFMDRTERHTNYPNLFRSTALIHYLLVIFHWNGCLYHIIHKNNGFGSRNWVYHDSESADVVKQYLQSYYWCTLALTTIGDLPKPRSKGEYVFVILQLLFGLMLFATVLGHVANIVTSVSAARKEFQAKLDGVKTYMRMRRVPNHLQVKVIKWFDYLWLTQKCSDEERAVSCLPDKLKAEIAINVHLDTLKRVEIFQNTEAGFLCELVLRLRPVLFSPGDYICRKGEVGKEMYIVNRGRLQVVADNGKTVMASLKAGSYFGEISILNMGTAGKELGNRRTASVRSVGYSDLFVLSKKDMWDVLKEYPAARVRLESIAVKRLEKYKKAPLEKVKYFNVVAMGRCQSTPGLVESCGRTSLEEMWLPPAALHHHQQPLQPQQQLQHQAAQPTHLPHRQESTQQSSQQHGYSPRSYADRLARATDSPRSVSPSAHGSEERPRSRATSHHSIRPQSQPSHTGHICDSSSQLECYGAGVGGAGGGTTPLLGSHEALEDEIKRLRERLHTVESENQALNTKLSQQQWDLENRLAEIEMQICGVSSTSSVDPENETEELERNRESII, encoded by the exons ATCTAGGACCAAAGTTTGGCATGACCCAGCCGAAATTCGGCCAGAGCGTCTCGCAACAAGGTTTCTTCACTTCGCATGACAGCCTGGCCACACCATGCGCCTCCCGAGCCTCCAACTCGCACATGGCCACCGTAAGCACTGCCTCCGAAATGGATCTTCTGCACAACAAGCAACGCAACATGTCCCGCGGTCGCCTGAAAACGACGACCAGCGGAGATCAGCCGCTCCTGGGCACCTGGAATCGTTCCACGGGTCGCTCCACGGGCTCCCAGGATAACACCCTGgccggtggcggtggcggcggtgcCACCAGCCTGGCCATGGGTGGACATGCTCAGTATGGCGGCAACTACTGCAACGGCACAGATCG ctACCCGCGCTCAAGGTCGCAGCACCACAACGCCGCCCAGCAGCCGCACCACCCCTACCAGCTGCAACACTCGGCCTCCACGGTATCGCACCACCCGCACGCTCACGGCCCGCCCTCCCAAGGGGGACCTGGTGGCCCGGGGCCGCCCCACGGCGGGCATCCCCAGCATCCGCACCACGGTGGAGCTGGAAGCGGGGGCGGTAGTGGGACGGGGCCACATGGGCAGCCGCACCACCAAAAACCACATCGCACGGCCTCGCAGCGGATTAGGGCGGCGACGGCGGCGCGAAAACTCCACTTTGTGTTCGATCCGGCGGGACGACTGTGCTACTACTGGAGCATGGTCGTCTCCATGGCCTTCCTGTACAACTTCTGGGTGATAATCTACCGCTTCGCCTTCCAGGAGATTAACCGGCGCACGATCGCGATCTGGTTCTGCCTGGACTACCTATCCGACTTTTTGTATCTGATCGATATATTCTTCCACTTCCGCACCGGCTATCTGGAGGATGGGGTGCTTCAAACGGACGCACTGAAGCTGCGCACCCACTACATGAACTCGACGATCTTCTACATCGACTGCCTGTGCCTGCTGCCGCTGGACTTCCTCTACCTGTCCATCGGATTCAACTCGATCCTGCGCAGCTTCCGGCTGGTGAAGATCTATCGGTTTTGGGCCTTTATGGACCGAACCGAGCGGCACACCAACTACCCCAATCTGTTCCGGAGCACGGCCCTGATCCACTACCTGCTTGTGATATTCCACTGGAACGGGTGCCTCTACCACATCATCCACAAGAACAATGGCTTCGGATCGCGCAACTGGGTCTACCACGACTCGGAGTCGGCGGACGTCGTCAAGCAGTATCTGCAGAGCTACTACTGGTGCACTCTCGCCCTGACCACCATTGGGGATCTGCCCAAGCCGCGTTCCAAGGGCGAGTACGTCTTCGTTATTCTGCAGCTGCTCTTCGGCCTGATGCTCTTCGCTACGGTATTGGGGCATGTGGCCAATATAGTGACGTCAGTGAGTGCAGCACGCAAGGAGTTTCAAG CCAAACTGGATGGCGTCAAGACGTACATGCGGATGCGACGTGTGCCGAATCATCTGCAGGTGAAGGTCATCAAATGGTTCGATTACCTGTGGCTCACGCAAAAATGCTCGGACGAGGAGCGTGCCGTGTCCTGTCTTCCTGATAAATTAAAG GCTGAAATAGCAATTAACGTCCATTTAGATACACTTAAGCGGGTGGAGATTTTCCAAAATACCGAGGCCGGTTTCCTCTGCGAGCTGGTCCTGCGCCTGAGACCCGTGCTCTTCTCGCCCGGCGACTACATCTGCAGAAAGG GCGAGGTGGGGAAGGAAATGTACATTGTGAATCGAGGACGATTGCAGGTGGTGGCCGACAACGGAAAGACGGTGATGGCCTCCCTGAAGGCCGGTTCCTATTTTGGCGAGATTAGTATACTCAATATGGGCACCGCAGGTAAAGAACTTG GCAACCGACGCACTGCCAGCGTTCGCTCCGTGGGCTACAGCGACCTCTTCGTCCTCAGCAAGAAGGACATGTGGGACGTGCTGAAGGAGTATCCGGCGGCGCGTGTTCGTCTGGAGTCGATAGCCGTCAAGCGATTGGAGAAGTACAAGAAGGCTCCCCTGGAGAAAG TAAAATACTTTAATGTAGTTGCCATGGGCCGCTGCCAATCGACGCCGGGCCTAGTCGAGAGCTGTGGCCGCACCTCTCTCGAGGAGATGTGGCTGCCACCGGCCGCgttgcaccaccaccagcagccactccagccgcagcagcagctacaGCACCAGGCCGCCCAGCCGACCCATCTGCCCCATCGGCAGGAGTCCACGCAACAGTCTTCGCAGCAGCATGGCTACAG tCCCCGCAGCTATGCAGATCGTTTGGCCCGCGCCACCGACTCGCCGAGATCGGTGAGTCCTAGTGCCCATGGGTCTGAGGAAAGACCGCGCAGTCGAGCCACCTCGCATCACTCGATACGACCCCAATCGCAGCCCAGTCACACCG GACACATTTGCGACTCCAGTTCCCAGCTCGAGTGCTATGGCGCCGGAGTGGGCGGAGCCGGTGGAGGAACCACGCCCCTTCTGGGCTCCCACGAGGCTCTCGAGGACGAGATCAAGCGGCTGAGGGAGCGACTGCACACGGTGGAATCGGAGAACCAGGCACTGAATACGAAGCTATCGCAACAGCAATGGGACCTGGAGAACCGACTGGCCGAGATCGAGATGCAGATATGCGGCGTGTCCTCCACGTCGAGCGTGGACCCGGAGAATGAGACGGAAGAGCTGGAGCGGAACAGAGAGAGTATCATATAA
- the LOC108121401 gene encoding cyclic nucleotide-gated channel beta-1 isoform X2, with protein MSTAKRLVLSLRGRKNSQGNSATSSTRLVSAGTSPGHELDEIAVVSGTGSSSHHFSYGGCIAAGDAPLPRYSTDLGPKFGMTQPKFGQSVSQQGFFTSHDSLATPCASRASNSHMATVSTASEMDLLHNKQRNMSRGRLKTTTSGDQPLLGTWNRSTGRSTGSQDNTLAGGGGGGATSLAMGGHAQYGGNYCNGTDRYPRSRSQHHNAAQQPHHPYQLQHSASTVSHHPHAHGPPSQGGPGGPGPPHGGHPQHPHHGGAGSGGGSGTGPHGQPHHQKPHRTASQRIRAATAARKLHFVFDPAGRLCYYWSMVVSMAFLYNFWVIIYRFAFQEINRRTIAIWFCLDYLSDFLYLIDIFFHFRTGYLEDGVLQTDALKLRTHYMNSTIFYIDCLCLLPLDFLYLSIGFNSILRSFRLVKIYRFWAFMDRTERHTNYPNLFRSTALIHYLLVIFHWNGCLYHIIHKNNGFGSRNWVYHDSESADVVKQYLQSYYWCTLALTTIGDLPKPRSKGEYVFVILQLLFGLMLFATVLGHVANIVTSVSAARKEFQAKLDGVKTYMRMRRVPNHLQVKVIKWFDYLWLTQKCSDEERAVSCLPDKLKAEIAINVHLDTLKRVEIFQNTEAGFLCELVLRLRPVLFSPGDYICRKGEVGKEMYIVNRGRLQVVADNGKTVMASLKAGSYFGEISILNMGTAGNRRTASVRSVGYSDLFVLSKKDMWDVLKEYPAARVRLESIAVKRLEKYKKAPLEKVKYFNVVAMGRCQSTPGLVESCGRTSLEEMWLPPAALHHHQQPLQPQQQLQHQAAQPTHLPHRQESTQQSSQQHGYSPRSYADRLARATDSPRSVSPSAHGSEERPRSRATSHHSIRPQSQPSHTGHICDSSSQLECYGAGVGGAGGGTTPLLGSHEALEDEIKRLRERLHTVESENQALNTKLSQQQWDLENRLAEIEMQICGVSSTSSVDPENETEELERNRESII; from the exons ATCTAGGACCAAAGTTTGGCATGACCCAGCCGAAATTCGGCCAGAGCGTCTCGCAACAAGGTTTCTTCACTTCGCATGACAGCCTGGCCACACCATGCGCCTCCCGAGCCTCCAACTCGCACATGGCCACCGTAAGCACTGCCTCCGAAATGGATCTTCTGCACAACAAGCAACGCAACATGTCCCGCGGTCGCCTGAAAACGACGACCAGCGGAGATCAGCCGCTCCTGGGCACCTGGAATCGTTCCACGGGTCGCTCCACGGGCTCCCAGGATAACACCCTGgccggtggcggtggcggcggtgcCACCAGCCTGGCCATGGGTGGACATGCTCAGTATGGCGGCAACTACTGCAACGGCACAGATCG ctACCCGCGCTCAAGGTCGCAGCACCACAACGCCGCCCAGCAGCCGCACCACCCCTACCAGCTGCAACACTCGGCCTCCACGGTATCGCACCACCCGCACGCTCACGGCCCGCCCTCCCAAGGGGGACCTGGTGGCCCGGGGCCGCCCCACGGCGGGCATCCCCAGCATCCGCACCACGGTGGAGCTGGAAGCGGGGGCGGTAGTGGGACGGGGCCACATGGGCAGCCGCACCACCAAAAACCACATCGCACGGCCTCGCAGCGGATTAGGGCGGCGACGGCGGCGCGAAAACTCCACTTTGTGTTCGATCCGGCGGGACGACTGTGCTACTACTGGAGCATGGTCGTCTCCATGGCCTTCCTGTACAACTTCTGGGTGATAATCTACCGCTTCGCCTTCCAGGAGATTAACCGGCGCACGATCGCGATCTGGTTCTGCCTGGACTACCTATCCGACTTTTTGTATCTGATCGATATATTCTTCCACTTCCGCACCGGCTATCTGGAGGATGGGGTGCTTCAAACGGACGCACTGAAGCTGCGCACCCACTACATGAACTCGACGATCTTCTACATCGACTGCCTGTGCCTGCTGCCGCTGGACTTCCTCTACCTGTCCATCGGATTCAACTCGATCCTGCGCAGCTTCCGGCTGGTGAAGATCTATCGGTTTTGGGCCTTTATGGACCGAACCGAGCGGCACACCAACTACCCCAATCTGTTCCGGAGCACGGCCCTGATCCACTACCTGCTTGTGATATTCCACTGGAACGGGTGCCTCTACCACATCATCCACAAGAACAATGGCTTCGGATCGCGCAACTGGGTCTACCACGACTCGGAGTCGGCGGACGTCGTCAAGCAGTATCTGCAGAGCTACTACTGGTGCACTCTCGCCCTGACCACCATTGGGGATCTGCCCAAGCCGCGTTCCAAGGGCGAGTACGTCTTCGTTATTCTGCAGCTGCTCTTCGGCCTGATGCTCTTCGCTACGGTATTGGGGCATGTGGCCAATATAGTGACGTCAGTGAGTGCAGCACGCAAGGAGTTTCAAG CCAAACTGGATGGCGTCAAGACGTACATGCGGATGCGACGTGTGCCGAATCATCTGCAGGTGAAGGTCATCAAATGGTTCGATTACCTGTGGCTCACGCAAAAATGCTCGGACGAGGAGCGTGCCGTGTCCTGTCTTCCTGATAAATTAAAG GCTGAAATAGCAATTAACGTCCATTTAGATACACTTAAGCGGGTGGAGATTTTCCAAAATACCGAGGCCGGTTTCCTCTGCGAGCTGGTCCTGCGCCTGAGACCCGTGCTCTTCTCGCCCGGCGACTACATCTGCAGAAAGG GCGAGGTGGGGAAGGAAATGTACATTGTGAATCGAGGACGATTGCAGGTGGTGGCCGACAACGGAAAGACGGTGATGGCCTCCCTGAAGGCCGGTTCCTATTTTGGCGAGATTAGTATACTCAATATGGGCACCGCAG GCAACCGACGCACTGCCAGCGTTCGCTCCGTGGGCTACAGCGACCTCTTCGTCCTCAGCAAGAAGGACATGTGGGACGTGCTGAAGGAGTATCCGGCGGCGCGTGTTCGTCTGGAGTCGATAGCCGTCAAGCGATTGGAGAAGTACAAGAAGGCTCCCCTGGAGAAAG TAAAATACTTTAATGTAGTTGCCATGGGCCGCTGCCAATCGACGCCGGGCCTAGTCGAGAGCTGTGGCCGCACCTCTCTCGAGGAGATGTGGCTGCCACCGGCCGCgttgcaccaccaccagcagccactccagccgcagcagcagctacaGCACCAGGCCGCCCAGCCGACCCATCTGCCCCATCGGCAGGAGTCCACGCAACAGTCTTCGCAGCAGCATGGCTACAG tCCCCGCAGCTATGCAGATCGTTTGGCCCGCGCCACCGACTCGCCGAGATCGGTGAGTCCTAGTGCCCATGGGTCTGAGGAAAGACCGCGCAGTCGAGCCACCTCGCATCACTCGATACGACCCCAATCGCAGCCCAGTCACACCG GACACATTTGCGACTCCAGTTCCCAGCTCGAGTGCTATGGCGCCGGAGTGGGCGGAGCCGGTGGAGGAACCACGCCCCTTCTGGGCTCCCACGAGGCTCTCGAGGACGAGATCAAGCGGCTGAGGGAGCGACTGCACACGGTGGAATCGGAGAACCAGGCACTGAATACGAAGCTATCGCAACAGCAATGGGACCTGGAGAACCGACTGGCCGAGATCGAGATGCAGATATGCGGCGTGTCCTCCACGTCGAGCGTGGACCCGGAGAATGAGACGGAAGAGCTGGAGCGGAACAGAGAGAGTATCATATAA